The following is a genomic window from Salvelinus fontinalis isolate EN_2023a chromosome 11, ASM2944872v1, whole genome shotgun sequence.
GGTGTTCCTTCTGActgaagcttttcccacagtcgCCACATataaatggtttctctcctgtgtgagtctgAACGTGTCGGTTTAGAGTAATCTTGTGATAAAACCTTTTCCCACAGTCGCCACAGataaatggtttctctcctgtgtgagtctgAACGTGTCGGTTTAGAGTAATCTTGTGATAAAAccttttcccacagtcaccacagctaaaCGATTTCTCCCCAGTGTGAGTCCGTATATGCGCAGTTAGTTCCTGGCTCTGATAGAAGCTTTTCCCGCAGTCACCACAACTAAATGGTTTCTTTCCAGTGTGAGCCAGTTTGTGCACAGTTAGGTTCCCCTTGACAGTGAAGCTTTTCCCGCAGTCACCACAGctaaacggtttctctcctgtgtgaatgcgTATGTGGTTCCCAAGGTGTTCCTTCTGActgaagcttttcccacagtccCCACAGCTAAAcagtttctctccagtgtgagcCAGTTTGTGCACAATTAGATCCAATGGTGGGCTGCTGTTAAGTCCTACTTGGTCGCTGCTTGTAGCAGAGCTGTGACTGGAGGCATTGTTTTGACTATCTGGAGGGTCAAAGGGAATGTCGAGACCCTTTAGGTGGGTCACAGTCCCAAAAGGTTTGAGATCCACTGGTTTGGAGTCACTCTCTCTGTTCGCCATAGTCTGTTCCGTCATGGACTGAAGTGGGTCCTCCTGATCACATTCATTTTTCACACAGGTAGGAGGGAATTTGAACTCTGTGATATCAGCCTCCAACCCTTGAAGCCGCTCTTCCTCTTGACTGATCCGGagttcctcctgttcctctttgATCTGTGTGGGCTCTGGGTCCTCCTGCCCCAGACCGGAGCTCCACTCCTGCTCACAGTGCTGCTGCTCAGGGGGAACCTCCTCttcagagacagcaagagagaacTGCAGGGAgtctggagggaaggagaggaggagcggaGGTTACATTTATAGTCTTTAGATGTGCCTGAGTGCACAATGCCATTTCAAAATGCTTGTTGTGATACAGACACTTATTTAATCACATATATCAATTGTTTATAAGTTCAATTCATTGTGTAGGCTATACATTCGCAGTGAAAATTAGCTTTTGACTAAACCCGGCACATTTACATGGATGTTGTAATATTGATGTTGATTAATGTGTATTGTCCcctataaataaatacataaatcagaccagagaatcttgtttctcatggtctgagagttttaggtgccttttggcaaactccaagcaggctgtcatgtgccttttactgaggagtggcttcatctggccactctaccataaaggcctgattggtagagtgctgcagagatggttgtccttctggaaggttctcccatctccacagaggacctctggagctctgtcagagtgaccatcgggttcttggtcacctccctggccaaggcccttctcccccgattgctcaggttggccgagcagccagttctaggaagagtcttggtggttccaaacttcttccatttaagaatgatggaggccactgtgatcttggggaccttcaatgctgcagacattttttggtacccttccccagatctgtgcctcgacacaatcctgtctcggagctctacggacaattccttggtttttgctctgacatgtactgtcaactgtgggaccttatatagacaggtgtgtgcctctccaaataatttccaatcaattTAAATGACCACagttgtagaaacaactcaagggtgatcaatggaaacacgatgcacctgagttcaatttcgagtctcaaagcaaagggcctgaatattTACGAAAATAAGGtatcttaaaaaataaaaatgtttaggtagtgtgtgtagattgagggaaaacatttaatcaattttagaataaagctgtaatgtaacaaaatgtggaaaaaggaaaggggtctgaatactttccgaatggaccCCCGTGCCTGGGTCCTGCGGATGATGCccgagctggaatgtgaagctaactgaagctggttagctttagaaaaccctgagtacatttacatttacatttaagtcatttagcagacgctcttatccagagcgacttacaaattggtgcattcaccttatgagtagatctagcttgcttcGTATGATAACCCTCAGGGATATCTAGTCGGGCTGTTGCAGTGACcttattaccaccacaccagcagtcagGATCCTAGTAAAATGCCCACATGACCATTGAGTGACAATCTCCTTTTATACACTctggcagcctggtctcatagactagacataacatagcAAATGTAAATCCAGAAActaaaattagtatgatatgttttgtttggtatggttacataagacagacggTTACGCAAACTTCTAGCAAGCAAATGGTTgcgagttcaaatctcatcacggaGAAATTTAGCATTTTACCCAAtaagcaacttttcaactacttactactttttaggtactttgcatgttacctaacccttttagctaaccttaaccctttaacctcactcctgaccctaacccctagcatagccagctagctaacattattagCCACCTTTTATTTCAAATTCATAAAATgttgtacattttgcaaattcataacatagcatatgaattgtaatttgtaacatatactaaatggagtgtcttggatttacatacagaataatacaaaatgctctgagaccaggttgcagcaACTCTGGACATGtgttggtagtacccaacttgcTAACAACCATCAGGTCACTTATAGCCTattactcagggctctattgtccctctaactgctctgacatcaatgcaggggcacaactttcactgggAATATGACCCCCTCACATTctaaaattgcatttttgtcccccccattTTTATAATCGCACtctgataaaaaaaaaactaaaaaaacacagcaaccggtgtgctttaggaccatgtggatGCCTCAGAGCGGTTGGGTAGGCTGTTTTCCAGTTTAAGCCAGCTGGATTTAGGACCGCATGGGACACCACAGAGCATGCggacaggctgtgtgaaggcaaagcttctgaaaggctggcGTATAGGACCAGCGCGGGAGAGATGATCAGGGGCAGCTGCTGTCTGTGTTGCGCTTTTTTCCCTGAGTTGTAAAAGCAAACAGAGCAGAAACCGGCTACTCTTTAGTTGATTGATCTAGCTGACAAGGTAACTGCTGCTTGACAGAAGAAAAACTCGTATTTATTCCCAGTGCTGCGCTAGTAGTGTAACTGACATGTTACGTTAGCCAGTGTTTCATCCCCTCTCGACTGAAGTGAATGAACTAACGTTACTAGCAGCCAGTTCGGCTCTAGCTATCTGTCaggtagcagtatctaacagctgtTGTGAGTATTgaaatgttttgtagcctttgttttgtccTGTTTCAACAGAAGTACATTTTATGATGTACCATTAGCTAGAGCTAGCCAGAagtttgctaacgttagctagctagcttaccaactttagctattatttttgcctcatcactagacctgaatcaaacgaTTTAAACAGCGGTCAAACGATTGAAGACTGTTTCTTCAACGTAATGTGAGTTTTTATTAGTCAGTATAGCACTGTAACGTTATTGATCTGTCAAGTTTCCCTAGCTAATTGCCTACTTTTCACACCGACACATTATAAACAGCTctacaggcttcactgtcatggtgcacagtcagtacccaacactatgctcatcatgtcttagcaggatcagatggtgacaggtgtcccagcagggtcagacagccagggaagaccagtctacggAGCTCAGGTGAATTCTGCATTATAACAATCAGTAAATGGATACAATGTCCCATCTTTAGTTGATGGGTAGGCgacagtctgggatctgggagTGATGGTCATTTCAATTATTGAACTGTTATATTGTTCAAGAATAGAATcaatgtataaatgtacaccaaggtaattctttgtcatgcctcatcggagaaggatcagatggtgacaggggtctcatcagggtcaggcagccagggaagaccagtctgtgacggcGCAGAGGTGAACTCTTGCAGATACAACACTTTATTCTCTCAGTGCAGCAAACACAGGACAAGCAAGACGCTTGAAAAGATTGAAactattttaaggcagtctgacaCAGTGGGGcagaaaagtatttagtcagccaccaattgtgcaagttctcccacttctctcaacagccccaaaacatcactgctctagaggagatctgcatggaggaatgggccaaaataccagcaacagtgtgtgaaaaccttgtgaagacttacagaaaacgtttgacctctgtcatcgccaacaaagggtatataacaaagtattgagataaacttttgttattgaccaaatacttgttttccaccataatttgcaaataaattcattaaaaatttgcaaataaattcattaaaaatcctacaatgtgattttctggatttctttttttctcattttgtctgtcatagttgaagtgtacctatgatgaaaattacaggcctctctcatctttttaagtgggagaacttgcacaattggtggc
Proteins encoded in this region:
- the LOC129865466 gene encoding zinc finger protein OZF-like, whose translation is MSKLQLLRLFLNERLTESAAVEIFEAVGEAVAEYQEENDRLRRLLRFTPEIKLCRIDSLQFSLAVSEEEVPPEQQHCEQEWSSGLGQEDPEPTQIKEEQEELRISQEEERLQGLEADITEFKFPPTCVKNECDQEDPLQSMTEQTMANRESDSKPVDLKPFGTVTHLKGLDIPFDPPDSQNNASSHSSATSSDQVGLNSSPPLDLIVHKLAHTGEKLFSCGDCGKSFSQKEHLGNHIRIHTGEKPFSCGDCGKSFTVKGNLTVHKLAHTGKKPFSCGDCGKSFYQSQELTAHIRTHTGEKSFSCGDCGKRFYHKITLNRHVQTHTGEKPFICGDCGKRFYHKITLNRHVQTHTGEKPFICGDCGKSFSQKEHLGNHTLTHTGEKPFSCGDCGKSFRQKGTLNTHKLTHTGVKSFSCGDCGKSFILKGSLKMHIQTHTGVKPFICGDCGKGFYLKGDLGKHILTHTGEKPFSCGDCGKSFRQKSALKTHTLTHTGVKPFHCGDCGKRFSQNGALKKHLLTHTGVKSV